In Zingiber officinale cultivar Zhangliang chromosome 6A, Zo_v1.1, whole genome shotgun sequence, a single genomic region encodes these proteins:
- the LOC121994644 gene encoding non-specific phospholipase C3-like — protein sequence MAPPAAMSTTDASDKIKTVVVLVQENRSFDHMLGWMKTVNPEIDGVSGDRQFFNPISTVGPAAGVLYFGDGSEYVDPDPGHSIQAIYEQVYGVPFVDAASTPITPPGVASPPMSGFVQEAERERAGMSETVMNGFRPSAVPVYESLVREFAVCDRWFASVPASTQPNRAFVHSATSNGLTSNDNKRLVAGLPQRTIFDNLHDAGFSFGIYYQFPPSTLFYRNLRRLKYLGNFHQFDLTFKDHCKNGKLPNYVVIEQRYFDLKILPGNDDHPSHDVAQGQRLVKEIYEALRSSPQWDEILFVITYDEHGGFFDHVPTPVVGVPSPDGVVGPAPFYFNFDRLGVRVPAILVSPWIEPGTVIHEPSGPQATSQFEHSSIPATVKKIFNLKEFLTHRDAWAGTFEAVLTRTTPRMDCPETLPEPKKLRAREAEEMAKLSDLQTDLVQLGAALNGDHALADENPERLAERMTVADGARYVQNAFKAFLEECERCQKEGVDGSQVVEVVKRPTSVKEDDRAVAQRKRPAATLFGKVFSCLVCNTSQD from the exons ATGGCAC CGCCGGCGGCAATGTCGACGACCGACGCCAGTGACAAGATAAAGACGGTGGTGGTGCTCGTCCAGGAGAACCGCTCCTTCGACCACATGCTCGGGTGGATGAAGACTGTTAATCCGGAAATCGACGGCGTCTCCGGCGACAGGCAGTTTTTCAACCCGATCTCCACCGTTGGCCCCGCCGCCGGCGTCTTGTACTTCGGCGACGGATCGGAGTACGTCGACCCCGACCCTGGCCACTCCATCCAGGCCATCTACGAGCAGGTCTACGGCGTCCCCTTCGTCGACGCCGCCTCCACCCCCATCACCCCGCCGGGCGTGGCGTCGCCGCCGATGAGTGGGTTCGTGCAGGAGGCGGAGAGGGAGCGGGCGGGGATGTCGGAGACGGTAATGAACGGGTTCCGCCCCTCAGCAGTGCCGGTGTACGAGTCGCTGGTGCGGGAGTTCGCGGTGTGCGACCGGTGGTTCGCGTCGGTACCGGCGTCGACGCAACCGAACCGGGCGTTCGTGCACTCGGCGACGTCGAACGGGCTGACCAGCAACGACAACAAGCGGCTCGTCGCGGGGCTCCCTCAGCGGACCATCTTCGACAACCTCCACGACGCCGGCTTCTCCTTCGGCATCTACTACCAGTTCCCGCCGTCGACGCTCTTCTACCG GAACTTGAGGCGGCTGAAATACCTGGGCAACTTCCACCAATTCGATCTCACGTTCAAGGATCACTGCAAGAATGGCAAACTCCCCAACTACGTCGTCATCGAGCAGCGCTACTTCGACCTCAAGATCCTCCCCGGCAACGACGACCACCCTTCGCACGACGTCGCCCAGGGACAGAGGCTCGTCAAGGAGATTTACGAGGCCCTCCGGTCAAGCCCCCAGTGGGACGAGATCCTCTTCGTCATCACCTACGACGAGCACGGCGGCTTCTTCGACCACGTACCTACCCCCGTCGTCGGCGTCCCCAGCCCCGACGGCGTCGTCGGCCCCGCACCCTTCTACTTCAACTTCGATCGATTGGGTGTCCGCGTTCCGGCCATCTTGGTGTCGCCTTGGATTGAAcctggaaccg TGATTCACGAGCCATCGGGGCCGCAGGCGACGTCCCAATTCGAGCACTCCTCCATTCCGGCGACGGTGAAGAAGATCTTCAACTTGAAGGAGTTCCTGACGCATAGAGATGCATGGGCAGGAACGTTTGAGGCCGTGCTCACACGCACAACGCCGAGAATGGATTGCCCAG AGACATTGCCGGAGCCCAAGAAATTGCGAGCTCGGGAGGCGGAGGAGATGGCAAAACTGTCGGATTTACAAACGGATTTGGTGCAATTAGGGGCGGCACTGAACGGCGACCATGCCCTCGCCGACGAGAACCCGGAGAGGCTGGCGGAGAGGATGACGGTGGCCGACGGTGCTCGGTACGTGCAAAACGCCTTCAAGGCGTTCTTGGAGGAGTGCGAGAGGTGCCAGAAGGAAGGCGTCGACGGGTCGCAGGTGGTGGAGGTGGTGAAGCGGCCGACGTCGGTGAAGGAAGACGATAGGGCGGTGGCGCAGAGGAAGAGGCCGGCGGCGACCTTGTTCGGGAAAGTGTTCTCTTGCTTGGTTTGCAACACGTCACAAGATTGA
- the LOC121995934 gene encoding E3 ubiquitin-protein ligase Os04g0590900-like gives MAAAGDSQQTWVPYVPTGDCSLGFCGIYCPQWCFVIFPPPPPAEFSDDRSGGVAFSPLAIAIVGVIAGTLLLICYYTVVPKYCGGFRSLQRRLNAPRAAGDSLELHGGRSRHHEARWQQDSPEKGIDEALISKIAVYKYRKDDGVVKGADCSVCLSEFQEEDSLRLLPKCGHGFHLQCIDTWLRSHSNCPLCRASINIPLDRPHPPQSLPAEAAESVILESPGRDEMVIVVEERMEEEEEACQEHGKKNPPQVAAEQSQHSKVDTRDDAGCEKEDGRRSFSTGNASNQDRIPIADVLQTRTADEAAGTGSSAPGKASGRIRGYHGAVSPTAVNRSHSNGGFC, from the coding sequence ATGGCCGCCGCCGGCGACAGCCAGCAGACATGGGTGCCGTACGTGCCGACGGGGGACTGCTCCTTGGGCTTCTGCGGAATCTACTGCCCGCAGTGGTGCTTCGTCATCTTCCCGCCGCCTCCGCCTGCTGAATTCTCAGACGACAGGTCCGGCGGAGTAGCCTTCTCCCCCCTCGCCATCGCCATCGTCGGCGTTATCGCAGGCACGCTCCTCCTCATCTGCTACTACACCGTCGTCCCAAAGTATTGCGGCGGATTCCGGTCGTTGCAGAGGCGGCTGAACGCCCCGAGGGCCGCCGGCGACAGCCTCGAGCTCCACGGCGGTCGCTCCCGCCACCATGAGGCACGGTGGCAGCAGGACTCGCCGGAGAAAGGCATCGATGAGGCGCTGATAAGTAAGATTGCGGTGTATAAGTACCGGAAAGACGACGGGGTGGTGAAGGGAGCAGATTGCTCCGTCTGCCTCAGCGAGTTCCAGGAGGAGGACAGCCTCCGGCTGTTGCCCAAGTGCGGCCACGGCTTCCATCTCCAGTGCATCGATACGTGGTTGAGGTCTCACTCCAATTGCCCGCTCTGCCGGGCCAGTATTAATATTCCTCTGGATCGGCCGCATCCGCCGCAGTCGCTTCCGGCGGAGGCTGCCGAATCGGTGATCCTGGAGTCGCCGGGAAGAGACGAGATGGTCATAGTGGTGGAGGAgagaatggaagaagaagaagaagcatgccAGGAGCATGGAAAGAAGAACCCACCCCAAGTCGCGGCGGAGCAGAGTCAGCACAGCAAAGTCGATACGAGAGACGATGCCGGATGCGAAAAGGAAGATGGTCGACGATCGTTCTCAACAGGAAATGCGTCGAACCAAGACAGGATTCCGATCGCCGACGTCTTGCAGACGAGAACGGCAGACGAGGCGGCCGGCACCGGTTCGTCCGCACCCGGAAAGGCCAGCGGCCGAATCAGAGGATATCATGGCGCCGTAAGCCCGACCGCCGTGAACAGATCGCACTCCAATGGCGGATTCTGCTAA
- the LOC121995935 gene encoding uncharacterized protein LOC121995935 has protein sequence MQTTEKRQAREGYKWRNPAISKDFKPPPPLLLPQSQGLFDSESFLPNFIAIGGELKEEAFAESEMVFDHESSLKELNLKNKRVMGGGWSEEGAGRWPPWLRPLLATRFFAQCELHAEVQRSECNMYCLDCAGGALCSLCLAHRHRDHLTIQIRRSSYHDVIRVSEIQKVLDISGVQTYIINSARIVFLNERPQPRPGKGVNNTCEVCDRSLLDSFRFCSLGCKLASTGTRTSKKNSPLRRQTTAPVSESEDSFASSSRGSVRMQRSTPSASPPATGARRRKGIPQRAPFSTQ, from the exons ATGCAAACAACAGAGAAGAGACAAGCTAGAGAGGGATACAAATGGCGGAACCCTGCCATCTCAAAAGACTTCAAACCCCCTCCGCCTCTTCTTCTTCCACAAAGCCAAGGCCTTTTTGATTCCGAGTCCTTTCTCCCGAACTTCATTGCGATCGGAGGAGAAttaaaggaggaagcttttgCTGAATCGGAAATGGTGTTCGATCACGAATCCTCTCTGAAAGAGCTCAATCTGAAGAACAAACGAGTCATG GGAGGAGGATGGTCGGAGGAAGGAGCAGGGCGGTGGCCGCCGTGGCTGCGTCCGCTGCTGGCGACCCGGTTCTTCGCGCAATGCGAGCTCCACGCCGAAGTGCAACGGAGCGAGTGCAACATGTACTGTCTCGACTGCGCCGGCGGCGCCCTCTGCTCGCTCTGCCTCGCGCACCGTCACCGCGACCACCTCACGATCCAG ATACGGCGGTCGTCGTACCACGACGTGATCCGAGTGTCGGAGATCCAGAAGGTGCTCGACATCTCCGGCGTCCAGACCTACATCATCAACAGCGCCCGGATCGTGTTCCTCAACGAGCGCCCACAGCCGAGGCCCGGCAAGGGCGTCAACAACACCTGCGAGGTCTGCGACCGGAGCCTCCTCGACTCCTTCCGCTTCTGCTCCCTCGGCTGCAAG CTCGCCAGCACCGGCACCCGCACCAGCAAGAAGAATTCACCACTCAGACGGCAAACCACCGCGCCGGTGTCGGAATCAGAGGACTCTTTCGCGAGCTCCAGCCGTGGGAGCGTGAGGATGCAGAGATCCACCCCTTCCGCGTCGCCGCCGGCCACCGGCGCACGGAGGAGGAAGGGCATCCCTCAAAGAGCCCCCTTTAGCACTCAATGA